The DNA region ACAGATAATAAAGTTTGTATGTCACACATACTTCGTCACCCAGTGAAATGCAGGCTCATGGCATGGTTTTCATGGCTTTTAAGttcatttatcattaaatattaatttttttttatattttaggatACCAGTGCCGCATTTCAAGGACCTAATGTTTCCTTactttgctaaaattttctaacaAGAAAAAGCATGTTTAAACTTGCTTTGCTATATTGTTCATCATTTGCAGAAGAGCAATTACAAATCCACActacaattaaatattcttcATCATTACTAGATCTATATTGTTCGAGATCTGCTTGGAGAACATTCTGGGTAATTTGAGGGGAAGATTTTGCTTCCTTATATTATGAATTGAAATCCAATCGAGCACATTTGAAACACAAATAGAATGTATGTTTCAGTGTAAAATCGTATACATGCAACAATTACGCAAGTATGGCTGATTGTCgagtatacattttaatttcttcaaagatCTTTCGAGGACCTGTGGAGTATATTCAACATCGAATAGTTGCATCTCAAAGGCAGAAGGGATCCTGcagttaattcattatttttgatgcTATAATGTAAAACTCAAAACAGTTGCCTGATTGATTGCATAATGATTTTAGTCtccaaaaaattagatttacagACCTTCTGATTTCGActtaagagattaaaaataaataatctttaattgttGCAATTCACATTTTCCAGAGTGTAACAAGAACTTAAGGTAGTTTTTGAGAAGTCGAGATTTTGTCAAGATTCATTGATGgaggaaaaatacatttttattttatgaagaaatattttactgttctgtccaaaacaattttcaatacgATGTTTCAGTTTGTTGAATAATGCGTCTGATTCCTAGCAAGCTGTCCAGAATAAATGCAGAATGTTCATCAATCACCAccctcaatatatatatatttacagaatccttatcaaaaaagaaatcgtAAAATTATGTACACTAGAAATTGGAAATTAATGTtcaggaaaggaaaaaaataaatacgttacCCAAATATAAGAAACCACAACTGAAGAAGGCAAAACTGCGAAAACTAATCACAAATCAAAACATGTTTGATTTCTGTCGGAGGAAAGTAATCGACTTATTGGAAATTTATTGGACTCCCAGTTTCAtaaggcatattttttttctcgtctcGCCTTTCTGGTAATTCGTCAGATTTATATGCCATGTTTCTTACTTGTTTAAATGTCAATTTCCGATACATAATACGCGTCTCATTTGACAAGTCTTTCTAAACTTTTAGTGTAAGGACAGTTATTGTAAAACACTCTGTTTATGAATATGTAAAGTTTCATTTTCTGTGaagcttttttacttttaacttaaGAGATAGAGGACGGCTAGAGGACTTATgacttaaaagtaataaaaagagaGCTCTTTTTGAGATACAAAAGCTATACCTGTAGAGTTTACACTGCTTATGAActtctagaaaaatatttttttcgtgaaataatattttccagcactttaaaaatatatattaatactggttgcttatttttataaactctaTGGATAATTTCAGATTAGCACCTAGAgactcttaaaaattaaaacttgaaatattatatcGAAATTTGAAATCGTTATAAAACATATCATGAGTGTTTATTGCGTTTGACATTGAATTGatttcgaaacaaaaatatttctgcactGATTTCTAATATGAAAACAgtattttgaactaattttactTCCGGGGCgcaatttgtaataattatacaGCGTAATTTGTGTCACGTGAAACTACCACAACGTATGAAATAAATGTTGCGACAGCTTTTCGAATTAGCAATGTGTATTCCTTTTATCATTAAGTTGAAGGAGTCGTTCATGGGATCAATGCTTTTTATGCGTTTATGGGATCAATCAAAGTGATTTGATCACTCTATCTATtcataaagaagaagaaatttaaaatgtcggtaaatgctattttttactaaaaaaagcaataaaacctAGCTCCATCGTTCGAGAAGCAGTAAAGCTTGTGATAACTTCCCCAAACTCCAATTAGGCTAAtctaaaattgcttaaaactttgactataaattttgataaaaacgaTCAAAACTGACTGCAACTTGCAATGCTATTCTACACTGTACTCCATTTGAGAAATTGTGTCCATGCTAGTCagaatataatcaaaattttgattagtgatttattctatttagtgataatgttaattaatgcagattgttgttttcagaaaacaattaaaacttgaaaagctATGCAGcatgtagatttatttaaagttaaatttgaaagcttTATCTAATTCGAAAGTAGGTGAGAATTTcgatttaacaaaattatatttgccaAGATTATCACGTTAAATACGGCGTTTAACATTCAGAAAAtgatcaaatgatttttttttcaaaaacgggAGATCTAAAgtactaaactcagtggcgcgacatgCCCttatcagttttcttgaccttggccTCTGGGGcgcaagagcagatgttccggtcaggtggtcagccgaacgcgaaatccccagtgtttagttcccaagcatgcttggtactcNCTAAACTCAGTGGCCTACTgtggccaaggcctactgtgcccatatcagttttcttgaccttggccTCTGGGGcgcaagagcagatgttccggtcaggtggtcagccgaacgcgaaatccccagtgtttagttcccaagcatgcttggtactcatttatcgacccactgaagggatggaAGGCTGAGTCCATcctgcccggcccgaggatcgaaccagggacctgcgGCACGACAGCACGAAGCGATACCGCTCAGCTACCAGGCGTCAAAACGGGAGATCTACTAAGGATTTAAGAGCCCTAACTGGCCGAAAACGGAATTTTCATTAGAATTCTGAATGCAGGGTTCCATActcacataaataaaaacaaatagatgaaagagtaagaaaacattttaaaactttaaatagtcAAAATTGCGTGTTAGTAATTAGGAAGTTGAATGAAAACACTGACTTTACTTAAactctattttattgtttgccGAATTACACAATTATTACATTTGCTGCCAATAACAGATATGCACATTCAGAAAATACGGTTAGAATCTGCATTggaagaaaaacttaaattgatttttgaaaaaatagggCATTGCTAAAAAATCAAACGTGTAATTAACTGGAAAAATTTTGCTCATGGTGGTTATAATTCCTGAAGAAGCTCTGTAGTACtgtatcaaaaaatgtaaagttttttttttgtttcaaactcCCAGACTTTCGAATTGCAACCTTCTTCATCAAAATCTAATGGAGTATGGGAAAGCCTGCAACAGGTGGTACTCCATAGCAAAAAGTCTTTGCTTTTTCACATCTCATAAATGGTGTTCCAACACaggcaatataattttttttagtttctgccaGCTctccaataattttattttcctgatcTATTTTGGGTGGAACTTCAGAAACCACAGCCTTGTAGGATGCGTAGGCACTTTCAAATAGTACTCCATTTGTcacaatcattatttttcggttctttttaaatgaaagatttcCACCAAGtccaatttttgttttgtgaccATCTACCTCATCACTCGCCATTTTATCAGAAACACTTTTCGTGCAGTCATCTCTTTGACAGATGTgcccatttaaaataattttttcttcctcattaCTTTCAAGCGAAGTGTCATAAGGGACAACTTCTTTATCACCCGATTCTTCATTCAGTAATTCAGAATTCATGGGTGGGGATTTGCGGCCATCTTCAAAGGGCAACACATCAATGACAGTTTTGACTCTGTCGTTGTCTAGAGCCGAGTTTCCACCCGAAGATGCCTTCTTACccttattcaatttaaaaggtTCTCTGGCATATTCCGCTTTTTTTGGCCCATTATAGTATTGGTTGCAGAATATGCAGAACATTTTAATAGTCTCGCCATTAAAGGCAGACTTTTCATCTCCATTGTCCCCATATTTATGTCCATTATAATAAGTCTCGCCATGAGCAATGActtctttctcttcattttcatattgCTCGTAGTCGTCGTTTTTAAGTCCATATAAAGGTCTATCACAAAATTTGCAAAGTCCTTTATCCGTTACAGTTTGGGAGTTAACATCCGGTTTAAGATGAACTCTACCATTCATCTTGTAGTTGTTATTCTCAAATACATTTTGCATCGTATCAGATGCCAACATTTTCCCTCCATCGCCTTGAAGCGACTTCTCTATCCAAGCAGTCTTTCTACTGCCATCATAACACAACTTTAAAGACTCCTCTTTTTTGAAGCTGCAAAAAGCAAAGGtaatttttaagagtaaaaaaagcttttctcTACAGAATCATGCAAACaccgattaaaaaaaatcaaatttttgttaaattagatgTTAAATTTGAGTATAACCAGTAAAAATgtgcgaaaaaaaagaaaaaacttgatTTAAGAGTGAATTCCGGACATTTTAGTAAACtctgaattttttagaaaataattaattagaggAGCAAATGTAAATGCTGCCTTTGCAATACATCATTTTTGCTTCCTATTGCGGTACTATTAGAGGACTTTCTAGAAGCAGCAGACTATTTAGAGATATAGGcagtaaattatatatattttcctaatatatatatttatctaatcAGTCATCtaatcatcaaattttattttctctaatcaTCGAATAGGTGCTAAAAATTAccccaatattttaataaggcaCACCCAAAAATCCCAATTTATCAGGAttctgcaaatttaaaatatgtaatcgattacaaaaaTGAACTTTCACTGCAGaaagtcattaatttatttaattacattgactgatttattttagattttagagatattaaatgtatattaaaagtattatcaGAAAATCTAATGGATGCAAAGTTACATGAACTGCCAAAAGCGAATTAGGAACTATGTTTCCCTTATACAGCTACTATCCCTTTGGCGTAGGAAGATGATCCTATCTATGGTACTTACCAACCTATCCAGTTTATCATATCCCTTAAATTGTAGCTTTTGGGTCCCTGgagattttgttttcttagaGGTGGTGGCGAGATGACATAGTTCTGGTAAGATCATCCTAGCCGTTTTGTATGGGATTCCGTAGTGGCGATTTGGGCTGGTCACTCCCTCCTTTGAGTATCTTTGGTTTCCGACTCTGTGTGGACGCGTGTTGCCACACAGAAAAATAAACTGGGGCTCTAATGGTActtattaactcttttttttaagatctcTATGTGGATGAAGGTCACCACAACATTTTATTccacaaaagtatttattttacttttacctGTGTCTCTTAAACATCTTCCTTTCgaccagaaaaaatattgagttaatggaaatttaaagaagttaatgTTGAAGTTGGGCACTAAGTGCCTTTTCGGAAACCATTGCAAAAATTGTACGAATCCTTTATAATCCTGATTAACCCGGGTTAATTACGATAAATAGCATCCAGGCGAAAGAATACtgtgaaagttaaaatttaattctctccgttgatttcttaaaatgtgttctaatgattataataatgtaaagccTACACAATCAGCACTCAGATAGTGGTTGAATACCAATTTAACAAGAACTAataactatattatattttatcatccGAGATTTGacataacacaattttttttttacttttttataaactaccttaaattaagagaaaaatacaataattaatattgatattttgtggatattgaaattaagaaatctgactattattttaaaatagttattttggaagaaaaattaaatgttcaacattttaatccaattttctcatattttcatcaaaatgaaaGCAAAGTATTAAAAGGACGTAATATTGCCAAACATAACTATCATAAAACAAGTAAGTCAAACATAATGATAAATGTTTCCaacttcaattttgttttttcctttcgAAAATTCTAATTAAGAAGCACATTTATAACTTACAACTTAAagagaatttaattataaaggaAATTAAACTTACAATCTTCTTCGAAAATTAGTTATCGCACTCAAAATTCTTATCATTTTAGAGTTTTGAGAAAAGTTTTTTCCTTAGCATGCACTTtggaaaataattcaataagaaCTGAATTTTTTAGTTCTGTTGCCagatatctttttattattgtagaaaacatttgttaaagtatttttttgattgttgacatataattattatcttatcGCTAATTACATAACAATTGTAATTCACAACAATAAGGAGATTAAAATTGGTCTGGATTAGaagattataaaacattaaacgtGTAACTAGTTTggtagtgttttttttcttaattatttttttacatgaaagtTACTACGAAATTTTCACGGTTCagctgtgaaaaaaatttataccctttctccattaattatatttttcagtacatcgattatatttatttctttagtatATATTGCCGaaattaattatgcatcatTGGTGCCAATACTAgcatgacaatttttttttaaatttctccgaatacttgatccaggagttcccttgtcttctggaatggattcaaaattacaaggctatgtaatttaaaattagtagcgtaaatccaaaaattgggtcggctgttcaacgacggttaaaaaattagtgcattttatcaaaatttatcaagtATCATAACTGTTAATAACAGTATGGCGATTTTATTCCTTTGCCCTAAGTGACCCTGTTGATATGACCATTctcttaaactatttatttccctattaattttaattttcagtatatatttttttaatttaaataaaattctgttcaaattacttaattatatagATAtgtgttttgaaagcataaaaataataattataaaagcacgggatttttcttctaatgaaatattaattttacgatGTAGTCTGTCTATACTCTgacataatgaataaaataattctaaatatccAAGAACGtgtacaaaactattttatgattaagaaCTACAATTAAGCAAAAATCGTTGACGCTAtctttaaaatcatcaaaattctggaaaattgAACACATGGTTCTGAAGTTACAACATATCCACACAAACTcttcattttgttattatagATTATACCTTTAACAAATTTCCTCAACTATGGAAGtatctgtaattttaaaattcagccCTTTTGTAGTCAATTTGATGGAAATGTAAAGATGGAAATGTGTTCATAAAAGAGcagaagaaattttcttttgataaaaaattaaactttaatagcTGACCTTAAATTCAATACATTATTAAGATGAATCTAGTTGAACTAACAGCTGAAATTAAtcagttaaaattgaaagaaccaaaaatttcctttcttcGAATTCAAGAAAGGGTGAATAATTCATGAAGCTGAAGCACTTATATGCTCATTTTACCACTTGCTTTAAGGACCTGTAGAGTTGTTCTGCATCATTTAGATAATGACGTCttgaataaatttctaatattaactATCTCATTAAAAAGGACATTGGCTGAAGAGCTCCCtctcatttattttgtaagaatagatcagaatatatgtttaaattgatttaaaaatgtttcagaactATGTGTTTAGGTTAGTGCAATTATGTGTACACATTTGAACACAAGCACTTagttgaagaaaataaacacgaattgaatgattaatttaatcAGATCGATCTTTTAGTTTAGAGTATTATAACTGtcaatttttgcagaaaaagtCAAAATGAACATGTAagcaataacatattttattgcttacatgtatattttatctatacttgttattttatcaattttgtctttttacaTCTTTATCCTATCTTTTAtccacaaataattttatatcttgaaattttatgcatgtAAACGGCTTTGTACagtcgatttttatttttaaacataatgttttaaaattgttacgtttttaaaattttcattttactgatttatacaaattttatgtcCTTTAGGACAGGCTAGTACTAATNctttaaaaattagaagatgttaaaaatgcatcataattaaagaaattattttttttcaagtcttttttttttttttaatttttgaaatatcacttaactttttgaaatctcaccctgttattgagaaagggtgagacattctcacccattttttttctgagatgaaAACACTGTAAATTATGTTCTTATGATTTTCAGTGatgtaattgcaaattatgtagttaaaaaattatgtagttgcatttttaattgGCCTCATCTggtcaaaaattctaaaaatatacatagaaTATTAAACACTGTCGCATCTTAAAACCTAAttggtaataaattaattatttaaatcaaaaatattttattaaaattaatttcaatttttcaaatatttatttcgattttatttaaaagtttgtacgtgaaaaaaagttcaatgccgaaaagaaaatatcatacGAAATACAGATAATCCGTtcgtgaaaatattaaaattttatccaatgTGAAACATTAAGATCAAGCCTCATACCTTCAAACAGTCAAAcactatacatttattaatcaaGCAAcggggtattttttttttacataatatacattaatagcATACGAATCGGCCAAATTTCATTGAGAAACAAACCCGGGTCCTTTCCCCGTGCTTCAGATCCTCTCACTATTCAGGTCGTTGAAAATTTTGTCTGCattgtaaaagaaattcaatattcGAGTTTTATTAATCAAACGTTGAATTCGTTTCTCGTTGTAAACGCTTGAATTCGTTTCTCGAATTCAAGCGTTTACAacattctcaaattttaattaacatttcggTTAAGGAGAgttgcatattatttatttctatataagaGCAATAGCAATTAATATACATTGAATGCAAAGCAATTAATTTACATCGAAGTCATTAACTTAAATACttgaaagaaaacatttcaagAAGTGATATGAGaatttgaagcattttaaaatcttatatcgTGCAACAAATGtataaactcaaaaaaaaaattcataaagaacTTGTTTAGttgtcttttaattaatttttgcaaaataatcaaATCTCACATTTGAAACTAGAATAATtacttcagaaattttattgcaaGCGTCTCGTTTTGTGTATGAACATAAATCGAAGCACTTATAGTTGGAAGGATTTATATTTCAAgagaaattatttcatgaaacatTATATTAGGTTTTCAAAAATCTCATTACACtaataaattaagatatcaAAATAAAGTACCTTTATACATTTCCATTCTAAAAGTAGTTACAAatcctattaaattttataaaatgagattttctgtaaagtttattttgtatgaagtacatattacaaaaaaacataatatttaatattccaaatcttgattaaagaattgaaatagaagttaaaaaagagcttgaaaacatacattttaataaaatatgtcttGTCTGATATGTTAATAATAGTAcgctatatttaatttatgttaaactaTTAATGTGCCACATTAATGAGTATATTAATGAGTCAAAATGTGTGCATTAACcccaaaatattcttaaattaatccACTGATAagcttttataatatattttgatgtgttttgattataatattatttgaatgtcCGGACAAATTAACTTTGGTTTATTTTGAGATACAGAGTCTTTAATTTCAATGGctgattttaatgtttacttaaaCTGAGAACTAAACTGCATCTTTTGAAGAGTCTTTTAAGATCTATCCTGAGATTTGCATCAGAGACTTGAAATTGTGATGATAAGGAGAATTTGAACACTTTAAAGatacattttgcaaaatacaTTTGGTGGAGTTAAGGTTAGCGGtcatagagaaaaaaagaatttaaagcttttcagtattttttaaattatctgatTAGGTAAAATTCGTAAGAAACCAGTGAATTAAATGAGTTAGCTATCTGGCAAGAAtgcatgaaaaccatttttgTTAGAAAGTCTTTTTAGCAAAGCCCATGGAAAAAAGATCACGGGGTAGTCCCCCGATTAAGGGGATCGGCAGAATATTCGCCAAATGTAGAGTTGCCCGGAGAAAACTTCTAGAGAAGGCCTAGAAAAACCTAGGACAGTCGAGAAACTGAAAACGAAAAGATACATGAAATTGAAGCTggctccattttttttttttaaaattggaccATCATATAAATAAGAccttcatattttgaattattcggatataaactgtaaaaaagtttctaatgttcgaaaaataaggaattttaactaataatccAAAACTTGCTTGATCAGATGAAgacaattaaagagataattaaaaataactaaggaGAGGTTAAGAATATGTAATATGACGAATTATTTCTGTTAGTTTTTAACTGACACGTGCTACAGAAAACGAAACTACAGGCTAAGCGAAAGGTCTGGTGTCAGTTTCGGGTAAGAGATGTATAGGATTAATCAAATAGGGCTGGAATcgaatagaagaaaaaaaacaattattttaaaaatattatagagaTATAAAAGAtacttctatatatatatagaaagatAAAAGATACTTACTCAAAAGATGagcattgtttaaattttttaaaatcaattgataTCTTCCGATTGTATATCGCacttgaagattaaaaaaattaacaatatttagaacatttttcttaattttttaatacaacttaAGGCTGTGCTATCGACCccgataatttttatatgcttattttatggtttaaaaatgtgtaaatatttaaaatatcgctaTTATTCCAATGCATACCACTTActcaattagtttaaaaacagtaattaagagaatttttttaagttatcattGAGGTTAATGAGAGCTACTTAAGAAATTATCTGGGTGATATAGTAGTCAATGTGCTTagttttaacatcttttttatgaaaatttaattatttaattaaaatattgcttattttttaagcaattaaagaaatgtttttaaagttaccATTGTATCCGTAGCTATGTTAGAAAACCTTCAGGTCAGATATTAGGCGAAGTGCTTAGTTTTAACTTCTGTTATGAAGTATTCCATGgtcttgaaaaaattagttctgACGAATGTTTGTGAaggagattttaaatttgtgattttcAGTTTGATTATCCTATTTCAGTCAAAACACTGGGACTGTTAGCCAAACCAAATGGTACCCGTAAAAATTCGTATTGGCCATTATGTGTAATAAAGGATGTGTATTTACGactattttcttcaatttcacaAAGGTGAAAGGCTGCTTTTAAATCAATAGAAGAAATTACCTGTGCATCGCCTAATTGGTCTAATACAGGTATGTACTCCAAGGGGTAAGGGAAATCTATCgcgaacaattttttttatttaatttcctatGATCGATACAAACTCGAGTggaattatctttttctttttttttttttttgcaacgaactataggggcacaaaattatgaacaaCTTTCACGAATAACACCATCTTTTAACCAGGTGTCTGTGTTTCAACTATTTCTCGCTCTTTAAATGACAAACGACGAGCATGTTGAGAAATGGGAATTTcatccttaaaaataatatttattttaatgtccgAGGTTTTAATCTGAGATGgctaataattaattgttaatcaaaataaataaattttctcatatttattacGTATGTGAGATAAATCTACTTCATTGAGGTCAATAGCATTGAATATCTgagtcaaaaaagaaaaagtttcataattgGGTGAAGCCTCATTAATATTCGAATTTTCCGAAATCAAAACAGAATCAGAAAAGTGAACCTTTCTTTGATCATAAATTAACATAGTAGTGGGTGACTGCGTATTATTGCTAACCTTGAACGGAACAGTGAAAGAAATGTCTGCGTTTTGATTTCCGCTTTGGTGgggaataaaatgaatatttttactctCGCAAAGAATTatgctatttatatttactaCTTTCGGTATGCTCGAATTTCGAACAGTGAGTTGACcgttagaaaaatttatgtctaagcaacttaaaatattcattcccaaaataaaataaaattgcatgttttCTACTACATAAATATtagcatttaaaacaaaattatcaatgCTTACATTCGCATTAAAATATCCAAGGGGGAAAATTTGTTCTGAACTGATACTAGTTACAACAACAGCGGAGGGTTTAAGAGGAATATAccctaaattttgaaagagtgcAGGGCTACACATTCTAACCAGCGAACCGGTGTCACTACTTGctgaaatttcataattaaaaatgaatatttgtttcaaaattcttgTATTTTGAACACTGTGATGAAGTACTTTCTTTTTTGCGCATTCATTGCTTTTATGGCCAGTTTTATTACAATGTCTACATTTAACcacatttttatcacaatttataCTTATATGGCCGTACTTATTACAAGAATAGCATTTTGtattcaacaatttatttttggttgGGTAAAAACATGGTGCATTGATATTGAAAACTGGAGCTTGAGAGGAGGCTGAGAGATCTCTGTTTTGTTTTGTGGGaggtagtttttaaattgattatcaaTTTTGTTTACTCGGATTCTTGcggttttatatgtttttaattgctCTATGAAAGGTTTCAGTTCATTGATTTTATGTAAATCATCTATAAAATTATCACGAATTTCCGACggcaattttcgtttcaattgaTCCACTATCATtagttctttaaaagttttaaaatctgtaattttgATGCCGGTTATCCATTGTTCGAAATAATGTTGTAGTTCATAAGCGAAATCTCGCCAAGAAACATTCTGTTCTTTTTAGTGGCAGAtaaatttttgtctaaattGTTCCGGGGAAAGTTTGAAACGTTTCAATAACAAAGTTTTTACGTAATCATAGTTCGAAGTGGATTCTTCTGGCTCTTGAGCTATAATTTGGACGATACTAAGTGGTAAAAGTCCCATTAAATAAGTAacgaattcttttttatctatgTTTATTCTCGTAGCTTGGCGTtcaaacaacaacaaatatgTGCTTATATCTGTTTCATTAGCatcaaaacttttgattaatttaaatagatcaCTAGATTTAAATGTGTCTGTGGTAGTTACATGAGttccattttgtttaattaaattatctgattttaatttctcaagttGAATTTCTTGcgctaatctttttttttcattagcgGCTTTTTCAAGTCTTTCCGAAACAATTGTTTCTAAGAGGTTTTTCGTTACCTCCTCATTATATTCGTTACatgaagttataaatttaattatttctataatttttgctGTAGGGGGCACATCAACAGTTGATTCTTCAGTTAATTTAATCAAGTCCTCCTTTCGAGCTCTTGAcag from Parasteatoda tepidariorum isolate YZ-2023 chromosome 2, CAS_Ptep_4.0, whole genome shotgun sequence includes:
- the LOC107453683 gene encoding uncharacterized protein isoform X1 → MLASDTMQNVFENNNYKMNGRVHLKPDVNSQTVTDKGLCKFCDRPLYGLKNDDYEQYENEEKEVIAHGETYYNGHKYGDNGDEKSAFNGETIKMFCIFCNQYYNGPKKAEYAREPFKLNKGKKASSGGNSALDNDRVKTVIDVLPFEDGRKSPPMNSELLNEESGDKEVVPYDTSLESNEEEKIILNGHICQRDDCTKSVSDKMASDEVDGHKTKIGLGGNLSFKKNRKIMIVTNGVLFESAYASYKAVVSEVPPKIDQENKIIGELAETKKNYIACVGTPFMRCEKAKTFCYGVPPVAGFPILH